Within Malus domestica chromosome 04, GDT2T_hap1, the genomic segment AGTACAGAGGTAACTCTGGTTGTGCCACGTGGACGGTGAAGGATGTTAGGATGATGGAGTTTGGAGTTATTGTGGTGCAGTAACATGAACTGTAACTAGGTGTTCGTTGCTATATGCTTTCTCAAAGTAAATAAgcttttttaattttgggttttaGTCGGAttaatcttattttattttatttttcttataagATGGGTGTACCTTGGTGGGGAAAACAACACATAGACCGAGTTTTGGGATGGAGACATCAACTTTCAGCAATGATCTCAATCTCAAGTAAGTTTTATATCACGATTGTGTAATTGTCGTCTTCTAGGGTATAAATACGTAAATTTCACGTAAGTTTTAGggttgtgattttcacacatCCTTAACTACTTTTCCCACACCCCCTTCCTATTTTTTTAGTACTTAATATCCTACTATTTAATCTTTCATACATTCCCCTCCCTATttattctttcattaattaccatAAAAAAGTAGGAATGGTATATATGTAAGATGAAATAGTAGAATAccaattaactattaaaaaataggaaggggtgtgggaaaagtagttaagggtgtgtgaaaatcacaaccCAAGTTTTATATCATGATTGTGTAAATGAAGACTTTTAGGGCATAAATAAGTGATAAGTGTGAATACCTACAAATAATTGGTAGTGTATAAACCCTTATACACACCATTGAATGTGTCAAATGGACCACTTAATGTGCTACTTAGTGTCATTCAATGAGTAATGATGACagtattttcatgtgtttatgCTATAGCCGGACTTGCTTATGCAAGCAATTGCTAACCAATTACAACAGTCACGTACATACTTAGGTCAATAAATACGTGGCTGCAACTTTTCTTAGATTGTGTGGTGTTCATAATTGCAAAAATGTAGGGCTTTGTCTTTTTGAAACAATGATTCTCTTCACACAAGTTTTTGTGAGGCTAGACTTAAAGAGGTCGTTTATATATTTAGAATGTTCGTGGGGACATGGAATGTTGGAGGGAAATCACCCCACGAGGGCTTGAACATGGGGGAGTGGCTGAAGTCCCCTTCTCCCGCAGACATCTATGTTCTTGGGTAAGTCTTTGCTTtgcatctctctcctctctctccccctctctctctctcctctcaatTTGCATTCCAAATTAGACTCCTTTCTTGTATTTTTCCTTGTCATTTTAATAATAATAGTCTGAACATTGAAAAGAAGAGTTTGTGCCAATTAGTGGTCCAATCTATAATGTGCTCTTTCATTAGATCCAATCCAATATTCTTTACATATTTGGGTTCTTGTTGCAAGTTTTAGTTACGTAGTATACGGATAATATTTTCTTGTCAGACTGTTTATCTGATTATGATgttaaagagtaatgctagagagcAACTATgttaaagagtaatgctagagagcAACTATTGAGTCCAAATTTCGTAAACCATAAGAAGTGGTGGTTGATGATTGAACTAGTACTTAACTGTTGGTTAATGTGCGTATTTCTTGTTTGTGACATATCGcatgatttacaaatttgatcTTAAAAATTGATTCCTCTAGCATTACTCAATGTTAAATCATGGTTTACGATGTTAAATGATATACATTTAGAATCTGACAATATTTTATGTCCAATTATCTaaatgggattttttttttcattttttgtgtgttttaattagGTTCCAAGAAATTGTCCCTTTGAATGCCGGTAACGTATTGGGTGCGGAGGACAAGGCCCCAGCTGCCAAGTGGGTGACGCTTATTCGTGAAGCATTGAACAAGAATGACTCTGGACTTTCGCATTATTACAGCAGTGCCACCCACACAGAACATTCTTCACAGCTTGACCAGCAATGCAAGCCTAGGCTCAGCTTCTCCGACTTGCTTTCGTTAGAAGACGAGCTTAGCGATGCGGACTTTGAAAGACTTCTGAATTTGAATCCAGCATCGACTTCAAGTGGAGAAAACTCACCAGCGTCGCCATTGATGTGTCCATGGAAGGGCAATAGTCCAAGGCAAGGACATCGTTATTGCCTATCAGCAAGCAAGCAGATGGTTGGAATATTTTTGTGCGTGTGGGTTCGTGCAGATCTTTGTAGACACATTAGCGACACGAAAGTGTCGTGTGTCGGTACAGGCATAATGGGATACCTTGGAAACAAGGTTAGTTAAAtgtcaaaacacaaaacttatACCACACGAACTGAGCATATGATCAGTGTACCACCATCGCTTTAACAGAAGCGGGATGACCTGTGTAGTTCCCGCATGGTTGGTCCAACTCCTATTGAAAAGATGGTCGATCACTTgagatgatacaaatatatatagtaGTGCACATATGACAACATTGTGGTTGAGTTAGTCGCTCTTAGCTATATAATTTTTTCGTGCAACAGGGTTCAGTATCAATCAGCATGACGTTGCACGGAACAACATTTTGTTTCGTGTGTGCACATTTGACCTCTGGGGAGAAAGAAGGGGATGAGATGAGAAGGAACTCAGATGTCATGGAAATCTTAAAGAAAACAAGCTTTTCTCATTCATGTAGAATAAGGGGACAACTGCTTCCTCCTGATAGCATTATAGACCATGAGTAAGTCATCGAAACCTAACCTCTCTTATTTTTGTTCATTTAATTGCCAATAATTATAGATTACAGTTGTTTTAATCCTCCAACTAAGACAATTTTGCCTGTTTTTAATCTAATGCAGCAAGGTTATTTGGCTTGGGGATTTAAATTATCGGCTGGCAACTGCTTGCTGCAGTGACACACATGAACTACTAAAGAAGCACGATTGGCAGGCACTTCTTGAGAAGGATCAGGTAAGATACTAACGTAAGTTCGTTCTACTGTAACATCTCAAATCCAAAACGGTATTGTTGGTATTTTGAATCTTACGCTCGGATTTGGTTGTTTCTTGGCAGCTAATTTTAGAGCAGCAAGCCGGTCGAGTGTTTAAAGGGTGGGAGGAAGGGAGGATATATTTTGCTCCAACCTACAAATACCTGGCTAATTCTGATCATTACGTTGCCCAATCTTCCAACTCCAGAGAGAAGAAACGCACTCCTGCTTGGTAAGATTCCTTGCATCAAATTTTACTACGCATTTCATCGAGTTTATTGAAATACAGGAGCAAGCAAGGTAGTGATCACCATCATTACACAAACATaatgtaattatattttttttatatgaatttttaataacataCGTAGGCGAGACCCGTTTCACCCATATCAGAGATAAGATGAGTTATATTAGCATTAAGATCACTCATCAACAATGTAGGCAGTAAATGTAGTACATCATGTAGTTAAGGACAATCAACTTTATTAAGCTCCATATTCAATTAGGGTAATCATCCTCTTAGTCCCATAACTGACCTGTCAAATTTTATTGAATCTGTGTTTGACTCCAGGCTGCAGTTCCggattttgttttaaattatttttcaaattgaTTTTATTAGTACTGACTTTTTCACATTTTCTATTCAATTGAATTAATCCAAATAAAGCTGAACTTTTACGtcctatattaatttttttctaaaattggTGTTGCCGGTGGTGGGATTTAACTGTTTAAGCATCATTAAGCTGGGACCATTACTGTGAGAGcagagaaaataaataattaaataggaTATCACTTTCTAATTAAGTAATTATCAATTTTGTTCACATGAAACCGATATTAGTTTTTGGTCATCATTTTATGTTTTAGATTAATAGCTTAATTTAGGAGTCGGCAGGTGAAAAATGGACCTGTTTCCTTCATTTggttaaaaaaattgaacatgTGACTTGTACAGACCATCATGTCTGTATTATCATATTCAAAACAAGTTGCTTTTATTTAAACCTTTGCTACTGCGGACGTCGGCATAACTGCGTTGAATAGAGCAGCGATGCTCTTTTATGCACTCGAGTTTGAATATATTTTTCCGCAGTTTTAAATTAGTTTAAGATATAATCTCTTGTATGAATTCGGTAGTATCTTTTTTTTCCTCTGGAAACCAACACGAACCTGAAAAACTAAGTTTAGGAAGCGTAGTAGCGTTCATAACATCTGCATTGTTCTAATTTCTCACTTCCATACGTTGAGTTTATGTTTGTCGTAGACACAGCTACAATCAGTAAATGTGACTCAAATAGTTATGTTCGATCTTATATTCTTAAGTTTAGTTCGGAAAAGAAGCTAATGTGGTTTGATATGTATATACGGCAGGTGTGACAGGATTTTATGGAAGGGGGAAGGGCTTAAACAAATGTGTTACATGAGAGGGGAGTCGAAATTCTCAGACCACAGACCAGTTTATTCGTTGTTTTCAGTCCGATTAGACTGGGCTGCCAAGAAAAAGCCCAACTCTTGCGTGCTCAAGTCATCGGCCAAAGTGCAGGCAGAAGAGCTTTTGCTACTCACCAGAGCCAAAAGCTTAGACACCATCTCAAGGTTCTGATTTAATTACTGCCAAACACAGCCCACATTTTTGAAGACCAGAAGCAGAAGCTGGTGTTTCTGGCTTTTTTTGACAGTTGTTGGGACTGAAATATTAAGCTCACAAAGGCATGCTTAAATTTTTGAAggcatgatgatgatgaagtttGAGTTGTAGTGGAGCAGAGAAGCAGAAACACATAAACTGCTAAGGACTGGGGAAAGTGGGGATGGTGAGTGAAAGCAGCTTCTGCGAAAAGTTGAATTGTAAGTGGTTAATCAGCTTTTTGCAGAAGAATGCATCTTTGTTTGAGATTAAGCAGGGGGAGAGGGAACAGAGAGAGGAGGTTTATTAAGAGTTGAAATGTGTAGAAAAAAGGACAGTTTTgaatgaatgtttatgttaagGGAACTGGGGGTAGTGGCTTTGTAGTAGTGTCTTTGCTCCCCATATTGTTCGCTTTTGCAATTTACTAGTGAAATAGTCGGTCTAGCCCGTATTAAACTCACCAACTTTGTAGCGCTAGATCCCCATCCAACTTAACAAAACACCACAATCGGCTTTGTTGTGAAGAACCTTTGTAGCGGCTATGACTAACAGCTCAAACTCGAATGTTTGAGTGACGACTGTTGTTGAGAGCTGAGgcagtgattttttgggtttcttGTAATTTTGTAGAATTACAAAGGACTATAAAGACACTCAAAGTTTGTTAAAAGTGACCAACACCATTGCTTTTTTGCTAACTCATAACAATGTCTCGTGTTATAACTTAAATACATTAATAACAATACGAtgtgaattaaaaataataaaagaaaaaaaaagtgaattaGTAACAATACGAtccacacacaatagtatatggAACTTTCAGAGCCAAGGCAAATGCCCACCAAGACACTAATGGAAACACTTTGGACCAATTATTTCCACCCAATTTTGTTGGAAAGTCCattataagaagaaaaaaaaattagtgtgtCGAGAATATAGTTTGATACACCAAGTGTTATAGtataatacaacaacaacaacaataaagccttttctcactaagtggggtcggctatatgaatcctagaacgccattacgCTCgattctgtgtcatgtcctccgttagatccaagtacactaagtcttttcttagggtctcttccaaagttttcctaggtcttcctttaccccttcggccttggACCTTTAtctcgtagtcgcatcttctaaccggagcgtcagtaggccttctttacacatgtccaaaccaccgtaattgattttctctcatctttccttcaatttcggctactcatACTTTACCTCAGATGTCCTCATTTCTCATCTTATCCTTTAttatgtgcccacacatccaatgaagcatccttatctctactacacccattttatgtacgtgttgatgcttcaccacccaacattacgtgccatacaacatcgtcgGCCTTATtaccatcctataaaattttcccttgagtttCAGTGGCATAAtgcgatcacacaacacgtcggatgcactcttccacttcatctatctaacttgtattctatggttgagatctccatctaattctctgttcttttgcaagatagatcctaggtagcgaaatcggtcgctctttggtacttcctgatctccaatcctcaccctaactcattttggcctcaatttgcactgaacttgcactccatatattctgtctttgatcggcttaggcgaagacctttagattccaacattcCTCTCCAAAgcttaagcttcgcatttactcctttctgagtttcatctatcaacactatatcgtctacgaaaagcatacaccagggaatatcatcttgaatatgtcctgttaactcatccattaccaatgcaaaaaggtaaggacttaaggatgagccttgatgtaacccaACAGttagctttcggtttgtccttcatgagttcttacagtagtctttgctccatcatatatatcctttatagcttggatatatgctactcgtactccttttttctctaaaatcctccaaaaaatgtctcttgggaccctatcatatgctttttccaaatctttaaagaccatgtgtaaatcctttttcctatctctatatttttccatcaattttcgtaagagatagattgcctccatggttgagcgccctggcatgaacccgaattggttatccgaaacccgtgtctcttacctcaatctatgctcaatgactctctcctagagcttcattgtatgactcattagcttaatacccctatagttcatgcaattttgtatgttgtccttattcttgtagataggcaccaaagtgctctttcgccattcatttgacatcttcttcgttttcaaaatcataTTGAAAAGGTCTGTCAACCATGCTATAc encodes:
- the LOC103433377 gene encoding type I inositol polyphosphate 5-phosphatase 8; protein product: MRTDGRKISKPSWPKVVARKWLNIPSKGDEFHSDYSPKYETGRRKSCSDQDRCVSVPDDFSDGCTLVGKTTHRPSFGMETSTFSNDLNLKMFVGTWNVGGKSPHEGLNMGEWLKSPSPADIYVLGFQEIVPLNAGNVLGAEDKAPAAKWVTLIREALNKNDSGLSHYYSSATHTEHSSQLDQQCKPRLSFSDLLSLEDELSDADFERLLNLNPASTSSGENSPASPLMCPWKGNSPRQGHRYCLSASKQMVGIFLCVWVRADLCRHISDTKVSCVGTGIMGYLGNKGSVSISMTLHGTTFCFVCAHLTSGEKEGDEMRRNSDVMEILKKTSFSHSCRIRGQLLPPDSIIDHDKVIWLGDLNYRLATACCSDTHELLKKHDWQALLEKDQLILEQQAGRVFKGWEEGRIYFAPTYKYLANSDHYVAQSSNSREKKRTPAWCDRILWKGEGLKQMCYMRGESKFSDHRPVYSLFSVRLDWAAKKKPNSCVLKSSAKVQAEELLLLTRAKSLDTISRF